One stretch of Camelus bactrianus isolate YW-2024 breed Bactrian camel chromosome 19, ASM4877302v1, whole genome shotgun sequence DNA includes these proteins:
- the MYL9 gene encoding myosin regulatory light polypeptide 9, translated as MSSKRAKAKTTKKRPQRATSNVFAMFDQSQIQEFKEAFNMIDQNRDGFIDKEDLHDMLASMGKNPTDEYLEGMMSEAPGPINFTMFLTMFGEKLNGTDPEDVIRNAFACFDEEASGFIHEDHLRELLTTMGDRFTDEEVDEMYREAPIDKKGNFNYVEFTRILKHGAKDKDD; from the exons ATGTCCAGTAAACGGGCCAAGGCCAAGACCACCAAGAAGCGACCACAGCGGGCCACATCCAACGTCTTTGCGATGTTTGACCAGTCCCAGATCCAGGAGTTTAAGGAGGCCTTCAACATGATCGACCAGAACCGAGATGGCTTTATTGACAAGGAGGACTTGCATGACATGCTGGCATCAATGG GGAAGAACCCCACGGACGAGTACCTGGAGGGCATGATGAGCGAGGCCCCGGGGCCCATCAACTTCACCATGTTCCTCACCATGTTCGGGGAGAAGCTGAATGGCACGGACCCCGAGGACGTGATCCGCAACGCCTTTGCCTGCTTCGACGAGGAGGCCTCAG gttTCATCCACGAGGACCACCTTCGGGAGCTACTGACTACCATGGGTGACCGCTTCACAGACGAGGAGGTGGACGAGATGTACCGCGAAGCACCCATTGATAAGAAAGGCAACTTCAACTATGTGGAGTTCACCCGCATTCTCAAACATGGTGCCAAGGACAAAGACGACTAG